The Pecten maximus chromosome 17, xPecMax1.1, whole genome shotgun sequence DNA segment GAAAAGAGTTGAGGACGAAATGGTAAAGAAAGTTGATGAACTAAAGACAAAGATGGACAAAGAGGTAGAAGAGAGGGTAGAAAATGGGGTCAAGTTAAAGTTAGAGGAGGTCAAGGTCGGACTGAAGGAGGAAATCAAAGCTACACTAGAGgaagaggtcaaggtcaggtTAGAAGAAGAGGTCAAGGTTAAGCTGGAGGATGCAAGGAAAGACTGGGAGGAAAACTATGAGCAAGAGACACAGAAAAAAATTCACAACGAGAAAGAGAAATGGAACCGAAGAAAAAGTAACGAGATCCAGGAGAGATTGGAGGAGGTGAGTGTTGTGatgaaaattgatatcaaattggGTGGCCTGTATAATGGTCATCAGTGAACAATACCCAACTACAAGCTTGAGGAGTACTTAGATTGACGATAGGTTTCATAGGAAATGGAAACAAATggaagattctgtttatcacatatctataaaatattttgGGAATATTTATCAACATACATTTTCTCGGATAATGGGAAGTCttaaataatcatattttactCTGAATTTCTTTCTTTGTCTGGGACACCATGAAGTTATGACATAGCTAcaattattgatgttatagCACTGTGGTACTCAGAGATGTCAGGCCTAGAGGTACACCGTCTAATGTTAACAGGGTGGAGTAATTAAGGTGACAGGGTTGTCTGGGTTGTGACCATCTAACATCCCATATTTATTGTTTACAGGAGAGACTGTCTCTACAAGGGGAACAAGAGAAGCACCTGAGGGAGAAACTTGATAAGGAACGAACAAAATGGGAGAGTACTTATGAGGAACGAGTCACGGAGGAGAAAGGCAAGTGGGAAAATACTTACCAGGAACTAGTCATGGAGGAGAAAGTCAAATGGACGAAGGAACAGGAACAGTCAAATAAACGGGTACTGGAGCAGGCCAAACAGGCCTGGGAGGAATCACATGAGCTGAGTGTGCAAAAGATACAGGAGTCCATGGAGGAACAGATACAGGGGAGGATTTCTGCTGAGGTATATTACAGGAATACAGACTGATCAACTTTACCACTTACATctcaatttaattatttaaaaagtgGGAGTTTTAGTGAAGAAATGAGATACGGTGGCTGTGGAATGTTTTGTTGGGTAGGAATTACAGGGCTTTGTGAAATTTACATATGGCAACTGTCAGCTTACTAGTTTCTTCAAACATCCATTCTGGTTGTAGATTGGCTATAATGCTACTGTCATAAAGGTGATTCCATTAGATCCTTTAAacttcttgatttttttttttcaaatttcaaacatttgGTCCCTTGTTGAATTAATCATAGCTGAGATATCCTGTATTGTTAGGCAATCCAGGACGTGGAAATATCTAAGATGTGATGATTTATATTGACGGAAATAAACATATGACTATGTTTCAGGTGTCTCTGGCTATAGAGGAGGCCCGCACAGACTGGAGTCGGGAGAAGGATCTCGAGGTGACGGCAAATATTACCTCCTCCGAACTCTCCAATAGTGTTCTAAAAGAGGTACGTTTTACTTTGAATCGTTCATATCGCGTAATGTGATCTCTGTATCGTGTAGTGTGATCTCTGTATCGTGTAATGTGATCTCTGTATCGTGTAATGTGAtctctgtatcatgtaatgTGATCTCTGTATCGTGTAATGTGATCTCTGTATCGTGTAATGTGATCTCTGTATTGTGTAATGTGATCTCTGTATCGTGTAATGTGATCTCTGTACAGGAGATGGAGGTGCACAAGTCCCAGATTGCTCGACTCCAGCAAGAGATGAAGCAAAAAGAGGAGACCTGGCAGTCGGACCGAGCTGAACTGACTCGCCTTAAAGATGGTGAACGAAAGAGGGCTATGGAGGAGATTCAGGACCAGTGTGAAAGAGATTACAAAAATTTTACAGCTGAACACCATGATACTCTAACACAGGCACTGAGAGCTGCCCGCGAACAACACACACGGGAAAAGGTAGGTCAGGACGACACTCTAACACAGGCACTGAGTAtggtttaaagattttaaatatgtttaagaAACAGTTGTAAGACGGGGAACTGACCTATGACCCAACCTCATCTGATATATTTTGACTATCTGTTGATTGATAACGTCTCATTTTCTGAGAAATGTAGTACAATGTGGTTTACAAATGCAGCAAAAGAGGCAGAATTGGCCGTGTAAACATTCTGTCCTGAGAAACGATAAGTTGTAAGTAAGTTgataagagttatctcccctttctcATTTCATCACATACCAAACTGTGCTATTGTTGTGACCATGTTGTAGACTGATCTTGAGCGGCGTTACTTAGAGGAGATAGAATCTCTGAAGCTGAAGGAATCACGTTTACAGGAAAATCTACAGAGTCTGGGGATGGAGGAGGTAAGATATCAGATAGGTTTGGAAATATTAAGTCTAGATCTAATGTATCGTATTTAACTACGGCTAAGGCCATATCAAATTAATTAGTTTAAATAAGGAAGGTAGAGCCAACGTCAGTTCAGGTGGGTGGGTCCTTCAGCGGGGTGCTTCACTTGAACTTGGATACACAAGGTATGCAGGGCGATTAACAGAGTTTATAAATATAAAGAGGGGGGAGGTTAACCGCAACAAGGACAAGTGTCACCAGGTAAGTGGGTTACTTATAATTTATTTGTCGACTAGTTTCGCCTCTATATGCGAGGCTTCATCAGGAcaaattataatacaaattttCCCCCTGAAGTACATTTTTCGGGGTTCAGAATCTATTGTGACGTAGTTCATAGACAATAGATATGGGCAGATAAGCCGTTATTAGTATTTTTCTCGTTCAAATGTTCGAGCTCCATAtgagaatacatgtatatattaaatgttcGCTACTCCATGTTAATAAAAAATTATTCTGTGTTATAAAAAGTTTGTTCTTGTTATTTCCGGTTTCTATATTCACTGTCTCTCATCTAGGCAGATCGTGGCGTCAGATACAGATTTGTACGCCAGTTTCTTATAGTCTACGATCTTATCTGGTAAGTTCATAATACTACTGGTTTTCGTGGAGGTGTTTTCGCTGGAATCATCGCTAAGTTGTAGGTCATCTTTCAGCATTTCCAACGTGTTCTGTACGTATACACAATAAGCCTACAAATGCATTCCAATACCTACACTATAGGAGTAGCCACCCCAAGCACCAGAAGGACAATATACCTTACGCTCAAGCGCTCAGAATCAGGAAAATATGCAGTGCCGAAACGGACTTCGAACTTGAATGCTCGAAACTCCGCGATAGATTTGTGACCAGAGGATATCCACTGGTATTAATCACGAAATCCATTGAGAAAGCCAGAAACACCACGAGAGCTAGCCTCCTAGTTAAAACAGATACTAGAAAAACAACAGAGGTTCTACCGTTTGTACTCCCATTTAATCCGTACAACCCAGACATTACAAAGATTCTGAAGGATAATGAACACATACTCAAATACGACCCGGAAACAATGAAAATACTAACATCTAGAATGTTAGTAGCCTATACCAAGCCGCCTACGCTAAGGAACGTTCTAGTCCGTAGCGACATCTCATATGAACGCAAACCCACGGGCAGTGGACCGTGTGGTAAGAAATGTAAAATCTGTAAACATATGAATACCACCGAATCATTCACAAGCCATACTACGAAAAAAACATACAAGGTAAAAGGGAACATAGACTGCCAAACCACTGATGCAATCTATCTCATCAGTTGCAAACGATGTCAGTCTCAATATGTGGGACAAACATCAACCACGATCAACACTCGTATCAGAAACCACATCTATGATATAGTCCGCGAAGATGAAAGGAAGCTGGTCGCGGTACATTTCAGTAAACAAGGACACAacattgatgacgtcatggttACCGGCATTGTGTCCGGTAAACATGACGTCAATACGCGATTACGCACAGAAGAAAGTTGGATTCATATACTCCGCACACGAAGGCCGTGGGGCATGAACATTATAACGTAATTATGGCAAAAACAAAGAGAACTCCGATGAACAACACAACAGTCAGCACCAAGATCGCATGTATATTATGCGGCAAGAAACTAGCGAATTTAAGCTCATTAAGAAGACATGTAAGCAGAATACACGGGAACCCAACCAACACCCGTTATATGTGCAAGATATGTAAGCGCACATATGGACGGAGGGATTTATATGATCGTCATATCACGGAAAAACATCCATTTTATAAGATAGAACCAGAGATTTTCAAAGACGAAGTAAGGAAGGAAGCTGCCATTCCAAATAAGTGGCAAAGACCGGCCGAAGCTTCAACAAAACAAGATTGGACAAGAGTTAAATTCAAAGTCAAACCGGCAACGAACGGCAACAGCCCGGGACCACCTGTGATAACACCGGAACCCGTACAGAACACGTTGGAAATGCTGAAAGATGACCTACAACTTAGCGATGATTCCAGCGAAAACACCTCCACGAAAACCAGTAGTATTATGAACTTACCAGATAAGATCGTAGACTATAAGAAACTGGCGTACAAATCTGTATCTGACGCCACGATCTGCCTAGATGAGAGACAGTGAATATAGAAACCGGAAATAACAAGAACAAACTTTTTATAACACAGAATAATTTTTTATTAACATGGAGTAGCgaacatttaatatatacatgtattctcaTATGGAGCTCGAACATTTGAACGAGAAAAATACTAATAACGGCTTATCTGCCCATATCTATTGTCTATGAACTACGTCACAATAGATTCTGAACCCCGAAAAATGTACTTCAGGGGGaaaatttgtattataatttgTCCTGATGAAGCCTCGCATATAGAGGCGAAACTAGTCGACAAATAAATTATAAGTAACCCACTTACCTGGTGACACTTGTCCTTGTTGCGGTTAACCTCCCCCCTCTTTAAATTAATTAGTTGGTTCAAAGGCcagtttttgaaaaaataaatgaggGAGTGCAGCATTTTATTTTGTAGTTTTATTGGATAAAAAACAGATGTGGGCGATTTtatttagcccaccatcatcagatcaacagatgtataccagtatatagaggTTACCTACGATGACTGGTTACCTACGATGACCGGTTACCTATGATGACCGGTTACCTGCAATGACCAGTTACCTACAATGACCGGTTAAATATGATGACCGGTTACCTGCGATGACCGGTTACCTACGATGACCGGTTACCTATGATGACCGGTTACCTACAATGACCGGTTACCTATGATGACCGGTTACCTACGATGACCGGTTACCTACGATGACCGGTTACCTACGATGACCGGTTACCTATGATGACTGGTTACCTATGATGACCGGTTACCTACAATGACCGGTTACCTATGATGACCGGTTACCTGCAATGAGCAGTTACCTATGATGACTGGTTACCTACGGTGACAGGTTATCTACGATGACCGGTTACATACGATGACTGGTTACCTATGCTGACTGGTTACCTGTGATGGCCGGTTACCTCTAATGGTCGGTTACCTACAGTAACCAATAGCATAAATCAGGCTTTATGTGATTGACTTAATACGATCCTAAAGGTAGCTCTGTATTTTTCAGCCCACATACCAACGAGCTATGGAAAAAGAATGTGACATGTTTGAAAAGGAAAAATGGCGGCTACAACAGGAAGTGCAGGAGAGAGATGCATTGTTGGAAAAAGCTGATTTTCATCTATCTCAGGAAGTAGACAAATTGCGTGCAGAGCTTGAGTCTGCATACCAGCGGAGGTTGGAAGCGGAGACTGCCAGTCTGAAACAAAAGTTTGACCTGGAGTCGAATCGTCCAGAGCAACGGGAGAAAGTGGTGGATAAAACAGCTGTGTTAGAAACAGAAATCAAAAAGCTTAAAGACGAAAATAATAGAATCTGTAAAGAAAACCAAAACCTTGTCTTAGAACTAGAAAccttaaaaaatgaaaatcaaaagaaattaGTAGAATTACAGGCGCTTAAAACTGAAAAAGAAATCAGTAATGAAGAAAATAAGAATGTAAAGGTCGAAGTTCAAAAGGTCAAGGCTCAAATGTTTGAAGAAACCAAGCGGTATGTGAAAGAAGTACAGGATCTGAATGCAAAGATGGCTGAACAGTCTCAAGTACTGAGTGAATTTCAGGCTCACAAGGAGGAACTGGCCTCGGCCAAGGTTGTGTGTCAGACACTGGTGAGTAAAAATGAGTCGCTCCTGGAGGAGAGACAGTCTCTCATGGAGGAGAGAGAAAAAATTCTTGTTGAACTTGACAGTGTAAAAAGTGAGAACACCGACCTAAGTAAGCTAAAGTTTGAGATTGAAAAGCTTCACATTGAGGCTGAAGTGTTCACTAAGCTTCGCGCTGAAGTAGAACGTCTGGAGACTGAGAATGAACAGATTAGCCATCTCAGGGCAAACGTGAAGCAACTTGAGGCTGAAAATGCAGGTATGAACAAGCTGAGGGCAAAGGTGGCTAGACTGGAAGCAGAGACGGACACAATCAGCCATCTTAAAGTAGAAGTGGCCCGACTCCAGGCAGAGAACACTAATATCACAGCCTTGAAGGCCGAGATGGATCGACTTCAGACCGAGGTTGAGGAAGTTAGTAAACTCAGGGCAGAAATCCAAAGGTTAGAAAAGGAAAACCAAGGCCTGGCTGGTCTGGAGGCTGAGATAGGACGACTGACCTCCGAGGTGGAGAATGTTGGTAAGCTGAGGTCAGAGGTCGAAAGGTTACAGTT contains these protein-coding regions:
- the LOC117315997 gene encoding uncharacterized protein LOC117315997 gives rise to the protein MAKTKRTPMNNTTVSTKIACILCGKKLANLSSLRRHVSRIHGNPTNTRYMCKICKRTYGRRDLYDRHITEKHPFYKIEPEIFKDEVRKEAAIPNKWQRPAEASTKQDWTRVKFKVKPATNGNSPGPPVITPEPVQNTLEMLKDDLQLSDDSSENTSTKTSSIMNLPDKIVDYKKLAYKSVSDATICLDERQ